The genome window CGCGTGGCCCTCGCCGGTGCTCTCCGAACTGGTGGCCGCGACCCCGCGGCCACACCACCCGATCGTGCTCGGGGTGCTGGCCGCGACGGCCGGTTCCGGTCCCAGGGAGGCGGCGCTGACCGCGGGCTACCTCGCCGTCAGCGGACCGTCGTCGGCGGGAGTCCGGCTGCTCGGGCTCGACCCCTTCGCGGTCAACGCGGTGGTGGCCGAGCTGGCCCGCGACCTCGACGGCATCGCCGACGCCGCCGCGTCGGCCGCCGGGCTGGACCCGGCGGACCTGCCCGCGCCCGGCGCCCCGGCCCTGGACCTGCTCGCCGAGTCGCACGATCGACATCACCGGGAAGAGGTGCGTCTCTTTGCTTCCTGAACACCACGACCACGGCCACGAGCACGTCGGCAACGGGCACGGCCACGGCCACCGGCACCAGGTCAGCTTCGACCCGACGGCCGCCGAGCCCGACCCCTACGGCGCCGAGCCGCGCGGCGGCCGGGCCTTCCGGCTGGGCATCGGCGGTCCCGTCGGCAGCGGCAAGACCGCGCTGACCGCCGCGCTCTGCCGGGCGCTGGGCTCGGAGACCAATCTCGCGGTGGTGACCAACGACATCTACACCACCGAGGACGCCGACTTCCTGCGCAGGGCGGGTGTGCTCGACACCGACCGCATCGAGGCCGTGC of Saccharopolyspora erythraea contains these proteins:
- a CDS encoding urease accessory protein UreF is translated as MPGPRSGLAVLALADSRFPGGGHVHSGGVEEAAARGLVTGIADLREFLYGRLHGAGALQAVFAAAAAHAAARGVRQGHWLRLDAELDARTPSPAQREASRAQGRGTIRAGRAAWPSPVLSELVAATPRPHHPIVLGVLAATAGSGPREAALTAGYLAVSGPSSAGVRLLGLDPFAVNAVVAELARDLDGIADAAASAAGLDPADLPAPGAPALDLLAESHDRHHREEVRLFAS